Proteins from one Pseudodesulfovibrio sp. JC047 genomic window:
- the yedF gene encoding sulfurtransferase-like selenium metabolism protein YedF: MSEISLDCQGLPCPQPVLKTKEVLENQAPELLTVCVDNEAAKENVSRFLTMQGYDVTSSHEGTEFTVTAHRSKTAECEVCTIMSHQDIENLDAQKILVFISAETMGTGDDTLGSSLMFNFVSTLKELGTDLWRIVMVNGGVKLAVEGSKSLAALQELEKEGVSILVCGTCLEFFGLTANKQVGDVTNMLDIVTSFQLATKTIHV, encoded by the coding sequence ATGTCCGAAATTTCACTCGATTGCCAGGGACTACCCTGCCCTCAACCTGTTCTGAAAACAAAAGAAGTTCTGGAGAATCAAGCCCCTGAACTGCTGACGGTCTGTGTTGACAATGAAGCGGCCAAGGAAAATGTTTCCCGCTTTCTGACAATGCAGGGTTACGACGTTACCTCGTCACATGAAGGGACTGAATTTACCGTGACAGCCCATCGATCCAAAACGGCTGAATGCGAAGTCTGTACCATCATGTCACATCAGGACATTGAAAATCTCGATGCCCAGAAAATCCTGGTTTTCATTTCCGCCGAGACCATGGGCACTGGCGACGACACACTCGGTTCCAGCCTCATGTTCAATTTCGTGAGCACATTGAAAGAACTCGGGACCGACTTGTGGCGTATTGTCATGGTTAACGGCGGCGTCAAGCTGGCAGTTGAGGGCAGCAAGAGTCTTGCAGCCTTGCAAGAGCTTGAAAAAGAAGGTGTTTCCATCCTTGTCTGTGGAACATGTCTGGAATTTTTTGGACTGACGGCCAACAAACAAGTGGGCGATGTCACCAATATGCTCGATATTGTCACGAGTTTCCAGCTTGCCACAAAGACCATTCATGTCTAA